The DNA window TGCTTATAGGTCGATACGGTGCTTCCTTGGGCCGAATTTGCACTGGAATGACAGGCGCATACAACGTAGCACTCGCCAAAGTTATAGCTCCAGAAAAAATGTATCGGAGTTACACAAGACGTTATCTCGAATCACATATATTTCAGAACGAGCTAGCGCTACTCTCGAGATCAGCGCAAAACGGTTTCAACAAAGAGGATCTAAAAGGATTTAATGTCCCCCTCCCCCCTCTAGCCGAACAGAAAATCATCGCCGACAAACTCGACGAACTGCTGGCTCAGGTCGACACACTGAAAGCCCGCCTCGACGCCATCCCCGCCATTCTAAAACGCTTCCGCCAATCCGTCCTTGCTGCGGCGGTGAGCGGGAAGTTGACGGAGGAGTGGCGAGTACAAAGCAATAACCCACCCGAATTTGATGTCGAGAAATTGGGCAACCTGATCACGGAAATGAGAAACGGGTTATCTCCTAAGCCCAATGAAAAGCGATCTGGATACCCAATTCTTAGGATTAGTTCAGTAAGGTCATTTATCGTTGATCAGGACGACATACGACATTTGGAGGTGAATGAAGACAACAGAAAACGTTATTCACTTATTACTGATGATTTGTTGTTTACGAGGTATAACGGGAGTGCTGATTTTGTTGGCGTCTGCGGACGAATCAATACATTACTGCATGAGACACTGCTCTACCCAGACAAGCTGATAAGGGTTCGCACCGATCCCAAAAAAATACTACCTGGATATCTTGAAATATTTTCCGCTAGCCACCTTGCAAGAACATACATTCTATCTTTAATAAAATCGACTTCAGGACAAAAGGGAATATCAGGGAAAGACCTCAAAGAAATGGAAATCACTCTTCCCTCGACAGAAGAACAAACCGAAATAGTCCACCGCGTAAACCACCTCTTCACCCACGCCGACCAAATCGAACAACAAGTCAAAAACGCCCAGGCCCGGGTCAACCAACTCACCCAGGCCATCCTCGCCAAAGCCTTTAAGGGCGAACTCACCGAGCAATGGCGCAAGGACAATCCCGAGCTGATCAGCGGCGACAACTCCGCCGGGGCCCTGCTGGCCCGCATCAAAGCCGAGCGCGCCGCCGCCAAACCGGCCAAGAAAACCCGAGAAAAAGCGCGATGACTGACGAAGACGAGCAACAGCTCCCTCTCTTTGATTTGGAGCCAAGCGGAATCATTGAGCATGCAAGCCCAGTAATCGACGGGAAGACCGAAGAGGCGGAGCAGCAAACAGCGTCACGCTACAGTAAATACATCGTCTATGTTGATGAGAGCGGCGATCACGGCATGCAAACCATCGATGCCAACTATCCACTATTCGTCTTGGCTCTGTGCGTTTTCCATAAGCGACATTACAGCGAACAGGTCGTTTCAGCTTTGGAGAAATTCAAGTTCAATCATTTTGGCCATGATCAGGTCGTACTTCACGAAAATGAGATTCGCAAAGAGAAGGGGGAATTCAACATATTCCGCAGCCGGGAAGAAAAGTTTGCGTTCATGGACGAGCTGACCCAAATCATTGAACTCAGCAATTTCATACTAATCAGCTGCGTTATCGACAAGCGTCAACTAAAGGGCCACGCCGATGCCACCTCCAACCCCTACCATATTGCGCTGGGCTTTTGCCTGGAGACCCTTTTTGAGTTTCTCCAGGAAAAGGAACAGCATGAAAAACTGACGCATGTGGTGGTTGAGTGTCGCGGCAAGAAAGAAGATGACGAGCTAGAGTTGGAGTTTCGCCGCATATGCGATGGCGCGAACCGGCTTTCCCACCAACTCCCTTTCGATATCCGCTTTTCAGATAAAAAAGCCATGTCATCTGGGCTACAGCTGGCTGACCTGGTTGCAAGACCAATCGGACTGAGCGTTTTAAAACCGGAGCAGGACAACCGAGCCTTCGAGGTGCTGAAGCGGAAATTCTACTGTGCTGGGGGACGCGCTTGTGTCGGGACAGAATTTGAGGGCTATGGGCTGAAGATTTTCCCCAGCCCAGAAAGCGAAAAGCCCCGATGATACTCACCGAGGCTGCGACGCCGACCGGGAACCCCCAATCCATTTGCAGCGAATGATAGGTAAACAGACTTTCAAGGTCAACCCCAAAAAACCGAAACAAATGACAAGCCCAGCCAGTCGTTAAAGGAAAAATATGAGTGATATCAAACTGTTCCGCCTAAACGACAATGTCGCCAGTGAGATAAGCGGCCAAAGCGCCCAACTGGAAAAGCACCTGCAAAATCACGTCGAAGCCAATATGGCCACCCTGCTGGGGGTGCGGTACCTGGCCTCGGAGTATGCCACCGGCAAAACCCACAAGGGCCGTATCGACTCCCTGGGTCTGGACGAAAACGGCTGCCCGGTCATTGTCGAGTACAAACGCCACAGCAATGAAAACGTGATCAATCAGGGCCTGTTCTACCTGGATTGGCTGCTGGACCACCAGGCCGAGTTTCGCTGGCTGGTGATGGAGAAGATCGGCAAGGAGGATGCCGACAATATTGAATGGAGCGGTACCCGGCTGATTTGCATCGCCGCCGACTTTAACCGCTATGACGAACACGCCGTGCAGCAGATTAACCGCAATATCGAGCTGATGCGCTACCGCTACTTCGGCGATGAGCTATTGCTGCTGGAACTGGTGAATGTCCAGACAGCCAACGCAATCCCAGCGAAACCCACAAGTCAATCCAGCAGCCAACCCACCAAGGCGGCGAAAACAGCCGGCAAAGATAAAAGCCAGCAGGACAGATTGGCAGACGCTTCGCCTGAGCTGGTCGAACTCTATGAAACGGTATGTGCCTATGCCGACCAATTGGGTGACGAGGTGCAACGCAAGGAACTCAAGCTCTACACCGCCTTCAAGCGTATCCGCAACTTCGCGTCAATTGTGGTGCAACCCGGCAAGGATGCCCGTCTGCAGCTTTACCTGAAACTGCCAGGAGAGTTAGGGGAAGAAAACGATTTCAGCCGCGATGTCACCCATATTGGCCATTGGGGCACCGGCAACCTGGAGGTGAATATCCGCGATTTTTCTGATTGGGAAAAGGCGAAATCACTGCTGGACAAAGCCTACCTGGACAATTAACCAGCCCACAATGGAAAGAGGCAAATTTTCACACCCAACAAAGTTCCCAATTTGGGAATTATAAGTATAATTCCCAAATTGGGAACCAAGGACAGTCATGAGAGTCTTAGGACGAGACAAGCTGGTTAAATTCTATAACAAACATGCCAATGCAAAAGGTGCCCTGGAGTCTTGGTTTCAAGAGGCCGAAAAGGCTGATTGGAAGACCACCCACGATATTAAAAGTCGGTACAGAAGTGCTGATTTTCTATCGGTCAACAGAGTGATCTTCAATATAAAAGGCAACCACTATCGGCTTGTGGTTAAAGTGCGCTACCAAAACGGCATCGTAGTGATTGAAGACGTAATGACCCATGCAGAGTACGACAAACGACAATTCTAGGGAGGGACTGTCATGAACCATATTAAATTGATCCGCGATGATGCTACCCACCAGCAAGCTTTGGCGCGCCTTGACTATCTTATGGAAGCGGACCCTCAGGAGAATAGTGCTGAAGCCGAGGAGCTAGAAGTGCTGTCCGTGCTTATCGAGCACTATGAAGAACAGCATTTCCCTATTGACCTGCCCGACCCCATTGCGGCCATTGAATTCCGCATGGACCAGCTGGGATTAAAGGCAAAGGACCTGATCCCCTACATCGGCTCAGCGTCAAAAGTCAGTGAAGTCCTCAATGGAACGCGAAAACTCAGTCTCAATATGATCCGTCGATTAAATGAAGGATTAAAAATTCCCGCCGAGGTGTTGATTCGAGAGCCTGCGCAAAAAGCGGCTGTTAGCGCGGAGATTGATTGGCGGTCTTTTCCATTGAACGAAATGCGCAAGCGCGGTTATTTCCCGAACTTCAGCGGCACTCCCAAAGAGCTGAGGGAATATGCGGAAGAATGGCTGTCTAGCTTCCTGGACTCCATCCCCGGTGGAAGGTCTCTTCGTCCAACATTGTTGCGCAGCAGTGCGCGCCTTCGCGCCAGCAAAAAAGTAACCGATGCCTACGCATTATGGGCCTGGCAAGTTCGTGTAATGCAGAAGGCTTCAGCCATCACACTCCCGACTGAGTATAGAAAGGGCGTCGTCACCGAAAAACTGATGGTAGACATAGCCCAGCTTTCAAGCGCTGAAAATGGCCCCGCATTAGCCCGGGAGCGACTGGCCCAACACGGTATCTACCTGATCGTAGAGCCACACCTGCCGAAAACCTACATGGATGGCGCCGTATGCACCTGCCCCGAAGGAAACCCCATTATCGCACTGACCCTTCGCTATGACCGACTGGATAACTTCTGGTTTACCCTACTCCACGAGCTGGCTCATATCTCTTTGCATTTGGATGGCGAAAATGGCTGGTTTATCGACGATCTGGACGCGACCAGCGACGATCAGCAAGAAGTAGAAGCAGACAAATTGGCAGAAAGCACACTGATTCCCATCAGCAAAACTGCACTTCACGGATTCTCATCTGCCGACGAGGTAAAAGGCCTTGCAGATACACTCAAAATTTCACCCTGCATTATTGCAGGGCGACTGCGCCACGACTTCAAAAGCCATCAGCTATTCGGCACCCAATTCCGAGAGCAAGTCCGATATCTGTTTGCGGAATACGGCTAACCGTTTCAGCTCCAATGACGTCGATACGCAATAAATGCTCGCCATGCCATTAATTATTACCCCCCCTTGAGGAGCACCTAATTTTGGCCAGGATCGCCATTTTTTTATTTATCGTGCTCACCAGCAGTCAACTGGCTGCCAAACAGCTCTACAAATACCAAGACGAGAACGGCCAGTGGCATTTCACTGACCAAAAACCCGTTAATCGAGAAAACGTACAGCAACAGCAACTCACTGTTAGTGAACCAAAGAAGCTGATCCGTGCGGTCAACCGAGGCAGCAAACTGCACCCAAGGTTCTACGTGGTAAATGAATACTATGGTCCCGTCGAGATCGAGTTCTCGGTGACCAAGCAGGAGAATGTCAGTATCTATCCTCGACGCGTTGTGCGAATGACGGTACCCCCCAGAGGAGAATCCTTCGTTTTGGGTATCAAGGCACTGCGAGAACATGGCTGGAACTACCAGACGCTGCTCAGAAAAGTCATTGGCGACCCCACCTCCGAGCCAGATGTGCTATTCGCCTACGGGCAGCCATTCCCCGAGGGCAGAAAATTCAGAGTATCCCAAGGCTTCAACGGACAGCGGAGCCATAAGGGCGAAGAAAATCGCTATGCGGTTGATATATCGCTGCCCGTGGGCACACCCATTCTCGCGGTCAGAGACGGGATGGTCATGTCGGTGAACCAGGACTTCGATATCGGGGGCTATCAGGATAAATTTCGCAACAAGGCCAATCAGATCATGATTTTGCACCGCGACGGCACAATCGCGATCTACGCTCATCTGCAGCTGGAAAGCATCCCCGTTGGCGCTGGTCAGGCTGTGAAGCGAGGGCAAGTTATAGGGCGATCAGGTAACACGGGCTTTAGCAGCGGACCGCACCTCCACTTTGAGATTCACCAAAACCTGGGAATGAAGGGGCAGTCTGTTCCATTTTATTTTGTTGATAGCGGGGGCGGTCGCGTCACCCCCAACACCGGGGTTTGGTTGACAGGCTCACCGGCAATCGGAAGCCCCGATTGAGCACCTCTACCAGATCCCCCCATCAATGCTTCACCCCACCGCATGTACGAAATTCCCCGTTTTCTAAACACGTGCAGCCAACATGTCGATGATATCGACATTAAAACAACGGTCTCTCTTAATTTACTTTTCGCCCGAAGCTGAAATAGCGGCAACCTGTACTGAACCTCTCCCATAGCATTCCGGTCTGACAAGACGGATAATGCGAATCAATCTCTTTAATACCCGTAACTCATGACCCTCTCCGATCTAAAAAAAGGGACCAACGCCACGGTGTTGTCGGTGGTTGACGCCCATGCTCAAGACCCCATCGCCCACCGTATGCGGGAGCTGGGCTTTATTGCCGGCGCCCAAGTGCGGGTGGTGACCCGCAGTTTCTGGGGCGGCCACACTCTGGTGGTGCACCTGGGCAATACCCGCTTTGCCCTGCGCAAACACGAGGCTGCTCGGGTCACACTGCAGGCGGCATACTGATGGAATACCGAGTGCGAAACGGCAGCCAGGCCACCCCACCGAGACTGGCTTTAGTGGGAAATCCCAACTGCGGCAAGACGGCGCTATTCAATTTGCTCACCGGCAGCAAACAAAAAGTCGCCAACTACGCCGGGGTAACGGTGGAGCGCAAGGAGGGGGTGTGCCTTTCTCCCTCGGGCCAGCGCTATCGCATTCTCGACTTGCCCGGCGCCTACAGCCTGGATGCCACCAGCCCCGATGAGGCGGTCACCCGGGACGTGCTGCAGGGCAAGCACCCCGGCGAGGCCGCGCCCGAGGTTCTGGTATGTGTGGTGGATGCCAGCAACCTGCGTTTGCACCTGCGCTTTGTGCTGGAACTGATGTCGCTGAATAGACCCATGGTCGTCGCGCTGAACATGGCGGATGCCGCCCGGCGGCAAGGTATCGAAGTCGACTATGCGGCGCTGGCTGATCAACTGGGTGTGCCCGTGGTCGAAACCGTTGCAATCAAGCGCGACGGCGCCAATGCGCTGCTTGATGCATTTGAACAGCAAACATGGCGCACGCCCGAGAACAAAGGCGAGGGCAATATCGAGGCGCGCTACCGGCAGATTGACCACATCCTTGCGCACGCGGTCACCCTGCGCGGCCAGAGCACCCGCTTTGATGACAAACTCGACGCGCTGGTACTGCACCCGGTGCTGGGCATGGCCACTCTGGCGGCGGTGCTGTTCTTCATGTTTCAGGCGGTTTTCGCCTGGGCAGCGCCCTTGATGGATGGCATCGTCGCTGGCGTAGAAGCCCTGGGACAGCTCGTCATTGCGCCGCTGCCCGAGGGCTCGGCGCTACACAGCTTGTTGAAAGACGGCGTGTTTGCCGGGCTTGGCAACGTGCTGGTGTTCCTGCCCCAAATTCTGATCTTGTTCTTTTTTATTCTGTTACTCGAGCAGTCCGGCTACCTGCCCCGGGCCGCCTACCTACTTGACCGGCTGATGTTCCGGGCCGGGCTCAGCGGTCGTGCGTTTATCCCCCTGCTGTCCAGCTTCGCCTGCGCGGTGCCGGGCATTATGGCGGCGCGCAGTATTCAAGACCCGCGGGATCGACTCACCACGATTCTCGTTGCGCCATTAATGACCTGTTCCGCACGACTCCCGGTCTACACCCTGCTCATTGCTGCCTTTGTTCCAGCGACCACGGTGCTGGGCGGTTTCAACCTGCAGGGCCTAGTGCTGTTTGCCCTGTATTTCAGCGGTATTCTGAGCGCGATGCTGGTGGCCTACGTTATGAAGTGGTTGCAGCGCGACAAGCAAGACCATGCGCTATTAATGGAACTGCCCGCCTACCGCTTGCCCCACCCCCGAGACCTGGCGATGGGTTTGCTCCAGCGGGCAAAGATATTTCTGCGCCGGGTGGGCGGCATTATTTTCTCGCTCACCGTTTTGCTGTGGCTGTTTTGCACCTTCCCAGGCGCGCCTGAAGGCTACACCGGGGCAGCCATCGACTACAGCATTGCCGGGCGACTTGGCCATTTGCTGTCGTCCGTGTTTGAGCCCATCGGCTTTAATTGGCAGATCTGTATTGCGCTTATCCCCGGCATGGCCGCTCGGGAGGTGGCCGTGTCGGCCCTCGGCACGGTCTACGCCATGTCGGGCAGCGAAGATGCGATCAGCCATCAGCTCGGCCAACTGATCGCCCAACAATGGTCACTGCCTACCGCGCTATCGCTGCTCACCTGGTTCGTTTTTGCGCCCCAGTGCATTTCTACCCTGGCGGTCATTCGCAGAGAAACCAACTCCTGGCGGATGATGGGGATCGCAACGGGCTACCTGTTTGGCCTAGCCTATTTCAGCGCCCTGGCGGTATTTCAACTCAGCCAATTGATTTGGCCCTAGGAAGAAATCCGATGACTTCACTCGGCCACAACCTGATTCTGGCAGCCGTCATTCTCACCAGCGTCGCCATTTTTATCCGGCATTTTTTCGGCGACTGGAGCGGCGCGCAGGTTCAGCGAGTGGCCGACATCTTAATTCGCCGTGGGGGCTGGATGGCTGCAGTGGGGATTCGCCTGAACAGGCAAAGCGGTGGCCAGGCTGACTGCTCAAGTGGCTGCAATAGCTGCAGCGGTTGCGCCAGTGAGCGCACCACAAAACCTAGCCAGCTCATTGCCGTGGAGAGACAACAGTAGAAGCAATAGTCCATCAGCCTCGTTAGCAGCATGGAACAAAACAGCCTCTAATAAACATCTCGTAAGTAGCGGCCGTGCATACCGAGCAGATCCACCACCCCGTTGCCGAGCAGTGCTCGCAGGGTTTCATCCACCGCGGCCCCCATGCCCTGGCGACTACCGCACACCAGAATGCTGGCACCCTCGGCCACCCAGCTTTTTAGGGTTTCGGCTTCGGCAGATAGCACCGCTTGCACGTAGGCAGGCCGGGAAGGACACTGCGAAAACACCCGATCCAGTTTCGGCAAAAATCCGGCTCGCTGCAGCTCCATAATGTCGTCGCGGTAAACCGCGTCGTGCTCCGGGTGGCGCTCGCCGAATATCAGCCAATTCTCTCGCTGGCCCTGGCGGCGGCGGTCCAGCAGATGACTCCAGAGGCCTGCCAGGCCAGAGCCACTACCGATTAAAATCAGCGGCGACTTTCCGTGTGCGAGATGAAACTGGCGGTTGTTGCGCACACGCAGCTCAACCGACTCCCCCAGCACGAGCGCGTTGCACAACCAGCCCGATGCCAACCCCAGCCGACCATCTTTGTCTTGCCGCTGACGCAGCACAATATCGAGATGGCCCGTCTCCGGAATTGAAGCAATGGAGTACTCACGCTTGCCAAGGCGCGGTAGTGACAAAACCCAGTCCGAAACCGGCTTACCCTCAATGCAGGGCGCTTGAGGCGAATAACAGTCACTGTTCTGGCAAATGGACTCAGCAACATCAATGTTGAGGCTCGCGACTGCCGGTAGCTGTCGGCTCTGTAATTCCGGGATCAATTGGGCACCCTCATCGTCAAGCACACCGCGCTCTGCCAGAGCGTCCAGAAACTGCCGACATTGCGCCGCACTGTTGCGGGGCCACAGCTCGGCAATATCGCCCGCCCGCCACGCAAGCGCAGAAGACTCATCAGGCGCAAACCTCAGTCGAAAGAGGCCCGGGGATTCGCTCTGCGAATTCAGATGTTCCCGCGCAATCAAGGTCCAGCGGGTTTCTGGGGCGGAGGAGCCAACGGCCCTCAGGACCGGCATCGCGACACCTGCGCCGGCAAGCGTTTGCAGCCATTTATGAACGACCGCCGAATCGACCGCTTGCTGCCCGCCCGTAAGCGCGGCATCCAGTTCCAGGCGAGGTTGCCACAGGCCGGCGCCCAGCGCCTGCAAGCCCAACTCCAGCCGACGACCAAAGGCGCAATAATCGGGGTAACTGCTATCCCCCAGCGCCAGTACCGCAATCTGCAGATGATCAAGCCGCGGGGGCTGTCCTTTGAGCCAGCGCCGTTCAAAACGCTGACCATTGTCTGGCGCCTCGCCATCACCGTAAGTGCTGACCACAAATACCGCACGCTTGGCCGCGGCCAGACTGCCGTCAGCAAGCTGACTCAACGGCTGGGCGCGGGCGCCCGGCGCCAATGCGCCGCACACCTGCTCAGCCAGTGCCTGGGCGGTGCCGCTCTGGCTGGCATAGGCGACCAGCAGCTCGCCAGCACCCACACTAACCGCTGGGTTATGCCTACGGTACTGTCGCCAACTATGCCAGCACAGCCCGCCATAAGCGGACAATGCCAACAGCGTGACCAGCAGTTTGTGCCAGAGAATCACCGGTCTCGCTCAACAAGCCTTACAGGGGCAGCACTTCGAGCGTGGCCACGTAGCCGCCCTGACGGGTAGTGGCGGGCGCTTTTGCTTTGTTGTCCTGATACTCGGCCTCAAGCCAATAACGCCCCGCCTCCGGCCAGGTCACGCTGACCACGCCTTTGTCATCGGCGGTCAGCTCAATGGCGTTTTGGCTATTGCGGTAACGCATGCCGTCAACAATCAACGTCACCTTGGTGCCCGCCGCCGGTTTGCCGTCGATCAAGAAGGTGAACTTGGCTGGCTCACCGGCAAACAGGTCATTGGGATGGGTGATGGGCTGCATTTCCAAGCCCTGGCCGGTTGGGGTAAACACCTTGGTCGAGGGCTGCCCCGCCGTGATAAAGGTTTCGATCCGGCGAGACGAATAGCTTACCTCAAGATTTTTGGCATCTTTAGGCACCGCTTTTTCAAAGGGCGCGTTGGTGGCATTGGGGCCACGACCCGGCCAGCCACCGCGCTTACCATCGGCAGTTTCCCAGCGCGCCCGCAGGCCGCTACTGGCAATGGCAATTTTGTAAGTGCCTTCCTGCGTTAACTGCAGATCAAAACTGCTGCGGTGCTTACCGGTGTGGGGGTTTTGTGCCTCAACCGCACTGCCATCCGGCGCCAGCACCTGCAGTTCGTTGAGGCGCAGCGGCGCATGGTCAGTGTAGAAAATATCATTGGACACGGCGCCGTCCACTGTCACCCAGGGCGCCTCACCCGACAGCACGGTCGCCGCGGGTAGAAACCAGGCCCGGTGGGCGTTGGCCGTCAACGGCAACCCCAACTGCAAACACAATACTGCCAAGAAATAGAACTGTACGCGCTTCATTGCTTCTCCTTAACCATCGTTTGTTGCTGGCGACCGCTCAGGGCACCAAATGCAAAGCCACTTCACCCAGCTCGGATTCTCCCTTTGCGGTCAGTACCGCCACCTTGCTCACCGGCAAAACAAAGGGAATTTTGAGCATCTCTCTGCCGCCCACTTCCCGGGCGGCTTCCACATTGAGCACGTACTGGCCGGGCGCCAGGGTCGACAACGTCGATTGCAGCGCCAACTGATAATCACCGGGCTGACGGGTTGCACCACTGATGCCATCCACCGGCATATCCAGACGACGGCCGCTGTAACGCCACCACTGGCGCATGTCCTTCAGCCACTGTTCGCCCTTATCGTCCCCACCCTTACCGGCAGGGCCGCCCCGGCCTAACTGGTACCACACCGAAATATTGTGGATTTCGCCGCTGTCCTGATTGCGCAGCCACACCGCGACATAGGGTCGGTGATACTCGGCCACATCAATGTTCGGCACCGTTAGCGCCAGGTAACTCTGCCCGTCGGTTGGCGCGGGGTCGGCCTGCACCGGCGACCAGGCTGGCACCATCGCCAGCGCAATCCACATCAAGGTCTTTTTCATCTCAATCCTCTAATGAACAAACAACACAAGAATCAATGCAGGAATCAGCAGCCCCAGGGCGACGGCTGGCCAGGTGCTCGGCCGTTGACGGGTCTGCCGCTGCAACAACAGCAAGCCGCTGATCGAAAACACCACGCAGGCTACGGCAAAGACATCAATGAACACGATCCAGGCAAGACCAGTATCCCGGCCCTTATGCAGATCGTTAAAGTAAGCCACCCAGCCTCGATCCGTGCGCTCGTAAAGCAAGTTTCCACTGGCTAAATCGACACTCAACCAGGCGTCAGCGCCGGGCTGAGGCATGGCCAGGTACAGCTCTTCTTTGCTCCACTCAAGCGAGCGCACCGGGGGCAAATACACCTGCTTTTCACTTATCAGCCAGCGTCTGAGCTCGGCCGGCACCCGCTGGGAGTCTCGATCCACCGCCTGCAGGCTGGCCAACACCGACTCGGGCACGGCGGCCTCTACCGTCACCACCGTCGGCGTCGCCGGAATCCAACTGGCGTGATTAAGGGTGACCCCGGTAATCGCAAAACCGAGCATGGCCACCAGGCACACCGCCGAGCTAATCCAGTGCCATTGCCGCAGGCTGCCCAGTGCCCAACGCCGGAGGCTATTCACCTGCCACCCCTTCGCCAAGCCCGCGACCTACTGATATCGATGTCACCACAAACTTGCTTCCTGACTATCCCTGCCGCTGGCATAACACCCCTGGCAATTTGGGAATGATAACAAATTATATTTGCATTTGAGAATTATTATTATTTATATTTGTCGCCCGTCGAGCCGAAGTCGTCTCGTCACGAATCGCCATAGACAACAAACCACCGCCGTAACCAGGCACTTGCCCGGCACGAGTCCCATTTCGACCCGTCCCCAGGACCGCCGGCCCAAGGGTAACCACTATCGAGGAGCTTCCAAGCAATATGGACAAAATGACTACCACCACCGGGCACCATAGCAATACCCCCGCCAGCTTTGGCAAAAAAACCGTCCTGGCCCAGGCGATTGCCCTGGGCTTGATGGGCAGCGGCATGAACGCCTGGGCACAACAGCCCGACCCCGACGCCCCCGCAACCCTGCCCAAAGTGCAAGTGGAAGCCGACGCCATTACGCCCTACAAGGCAAATAAGGCCTCATCACCGATTTACACTCAGCCTTTGGCTGAAACCCCGAAGACCATCACCGTGGTTACCCAGGAAGTGCTGCAAGATCAGGCGGTGACTACCCTGCGCGACGCCCTGCGCAACGTCTCTGGCATTACCATGCAGGCGGGTGAAGGCGGCGTGGCCGCCGGCGACAACCTGAGCATTCGCGGTTTTGATGCCACTAACGATCTCTACGTTGATGGCGTCCGCGACATCGGCTCCTACAGCCGTGACACCTTTAACCTCGAGGCAGTAGAAGTCACCAAAGGCCCCTCCTCAAC is part of the Spongiibacter taiwanensis genome and encodes:
- a CDS encoding restriction endonuclease subunit S, which produces MSNANSQDNVAEVNASYAATAAIPNRHSRESGNPELPVNWTISAFTEIYDIQGGTQPPKSEFIYEPEDGYIQLLQIRDFGRKPVPTYVPLSKKLKTCEKTDLLIGRYGASLGRICTGMTGAYNVALAKVIAPEKMYRSYTRRYLESHIFQNELALLSRSAQNGFNKEDLKGFNVPLPPLAEQKIIADKLDELLAQVDTLKARLDAIPAILKRFRQSVLAAAVSGKLTEEWRVQSNNPPEFDVEKLGNLITEMRNGLSPKPNEKRSGYPILRISSVRSFIVDQDDIRHLEVNEDNRKRYSLITDDLLFTRYNGSADFVGVCGRINTLLHETLLYPDKLIRVRTDPKKILPGYLEIFSASHLARTYILSLIKSTSGQKGISGKDLKEMEITLPSTEEQTEIVHRVNHLFTHADQIEQQVKNAQARVNQLTQAILAKAFKGELTEQWRKDNPELISGDNSAGALLARIKAERAAAKPAKKTREKAR
- a CDS encoding DUF3800 domain-containing protein — its product is MTDEDEQQLPLFDLEPSGIIEHASPVIDGKTEEAEQQTASRYSKYIVYVDESGDHGMQTIDANYPLFVLALCVFHKRHYSEQVVSALEKFKFNHFGHDQVVLHENEIRKEKGEFNIFRSREEKFAFMDELTQIIELSNFILISCVIDKRQLKGHADATSNPYHIALGFCLETLFEFLQEKEQHEKLTHVVVECRGKKEDDELELEFRRICDGANRLSHQLPFDIRFSDKKAMSSGLQLADLVARPIGLSVLKPEQDNRAFEVLKRKFYCAGGRACVGTEFEGYGLKIFPSPESEKPR
- a CDS encoding DUF5655 domain-containing protein; this encodes MSDIKLFRLNDNVASEISGQSAQLEKHLQNHVEANMATLLGVRYLASEYATGKTHKGRIDSLGLDENGCPVIVEYKRHSNENVINQGLFYLDWLLDHQAEFRWLVMEKIGKEDADNIEWSGTRLICIAADFNRYDEHAVQQINRNIELMRYRYFGDELLLLELVNVQTANAIPAKPTSQSSSQPTKAAKTAGKDKSQQDRLADASPELVELYETVCAYADQLGDEVQRKELKLYTAFKRIRNFASIVVQPGKDARLQLYLKLPGELGEENDFSRDVTHIGHWGTGNLEVNIRDFSDWEKAKSLLDKAYLDN
- a CDS encoding type II toxin-antitoxin system HigB family toxin, which codes for MRVLGRDKLVKFYNKHANAKGALESWFQEAEKADWKTTHDIKSRYRSADFLSVNRVIFNIKGNHYRLVVKVRYQNGIVVIEDVMTHAEYDKRQF
- a CDS encoding ImmA/IrrE family metallo-endopeptidase; its protein translation is MNHIKLIRDDATHQQALARLDYLMEADPQENSAEAEELEVLSVLIEHYEEQHFPIDLPDPIAAIEFRMDQLGLKAKDLIPYIGSASKVSEVLNGTRKLSLNMIRRLNEGLKIPAEVLIREPAQKAAVSAEIDWRSFPLNEMRKRGYFPNFSGTPKELREYAEEWLSSFLDSIPGGRSLRPTLLRSSARLRASKKVTDAYALWAWQVRVMQKASAITLPTEYRKGVVTEKLMVDIAQLSSAENGPALARERLAQHGIYLIVEPHLPKTYMDGAVCTCPEGNPIIALTLRYDRLDNFWFTLLHELAHISLHLDGENGWFIDDLDATSDDQQEVEADKLAESTLIPISKTALHGFSSADEVKGLADTLKISPCIIAGRLRHDFKSHQLFGTQFREQVRYLFAEYG
- a CDS encoding peptidoglycan DD-metalloendopeptidase family protein → MARIAIFLFIVLTSSQLAAKQLYKYQDENGQWHFTDQKPVNRENVQQQQLTVSEPKKLIRAVNRGSKLHPRFYVVNEYYGPVEIEFSVTKQENVSIYPRRVVRMTVPPRGESFVLGIKALREHGWNYQTLLRKVIGDPTSEPDVLFAYGQPFPEGRKFRVSQGFNGQRSHKGEENRYAVDISLPVGTPILAVRDGMVMSVNQDFDIGGYQDKFRNKANQIMILHRDGTIAIYAHLQLESIPVGAGQAVKRGQVIGRSGNTGFSSGPHLHFEIHQNLGMKGQSVPFYFVDSGGGRVTPNTGVWLTGSPAIGSPD
- a CDS encoding FeoA family protein; this translates as MTLSDLKKGTNATVLSVVDAHAQDPIAHRMRELGFIAGAQVRVVTRSFWGGHTLVVHLGNTRFALRKHEAARVTLQAAY
- the feoB gene encoding ferrous iron transporter B, translating into MEYRVRNGSQATPPRLALVGNPNCGKTALFNLLTGSKQKVANYAGVTVERKEGVCLSPSGQRYRILDLPGAYSLDATSPDEAVTRDVLQGKHPGEAAPEVLVCVVDASNLRLHLRFVLELMSLNRPMVVALNMADAARRQGIEVDYAALADQLGVPVVETVAIKRDGANALLDAFEQQTWRTPENKGEGNIEARYRQIDHILAHAVTLRGQSTRFDDKLDALVLHPVLGMATLAAVLFFMFQAVFAWAAPLMDGIVAGVEALGQLVIAPLPEGSALHSLLKDGVFAGLGNVLVFLPQILILFFFILLLEQSGYLPRAAYLLDRLMFRAGLSGRAFIPLLSSFACAVPGIMAARSIQDPRDRLTTILVAPLMTCSARLPVYTLLIAAFVPATTVLGGFNLQGLVLFALYFSGILSAMLVAYVMKWLQRDKQDHALLMELPAYRLPHPRDLAMGLLQRAKIFLRRVGGIIFSLTVLLWLFCTFPGAPEGYTGAAIDYSIAGRLGHLLSSVFEPIGFNWQICIALIPGMAAREVAVSALGTVYAMSGSEDAISHQLGQLIAQQWSLPTALSLLTWFVFAPQCISTLAVIRRETNSWRMMGIATGYLFGLAYFSALAVFQLSQLIWP
- a CDS encoding DUF6587 family protein, coding for MTSLGHNLILAAVILTSVAIFIRHFFGDWSGAQVQRVADILIRRGGWMAAVGIRLNRQSGGQADCSSGCNSCSGCASERTTKPSQLIAVERQQ